From the genome of Triticum aestivum cultivar Chinese Spring chromosome 3B, IWGSC CS RefSeq v2.1, whole genome shotgun sequence, one region includes:
- the LOC123066199 gene encoding F-box/FBD/LRR-repeat protein At5g22660 — MEAAMAEFECLGSLGPITAVTNEFLREQTPHNENEYEEQVRRLSNPASYAIPVRPPVSAAASLFALPPDDDVDRVSRLPDALLRDVVSRLPVKDAARTAALSHRWRGVWRSTPLVLHDVDLLPDTSTVSRVLDAHPGPFRCVYLTSTLAEGFRGLLARWLQLLAAKGIQELVLVNRRWPLDYALPASLLGLTTLTRLYLGMWRFPDTAGLPRATCFRNLRDLGLYNVLVERRDLDFILDRSPVLETLCVQGNVLKLRIRLVSQSLRCVQIIGCFIEEIFVLDAPNLERFIYSDAWHPVGNCTTTVKIGHAPKLHLLGYLALDPRKHVLDVGNTIIKAGTGMSPSTMLPGVKILALEVRFAVRNDAKMIPNVLRCFPNVETLHIMSGKDDQSTGKLNLKFWHKSGTIECIRSRIKRLVVRDFKGGRSEMAFLKFFFQSALVLEEVVILLPDDPTDRMYRKLVSLRHIERASEASVLWASQSVPEGFVRSIERASNFSLGDPFANYCRIGLYHLGYHHEE, encoded by the exons atggaggcggCCATGGCGGAGTTCGAGTGCCTAGGGTCGCTCGGTCCCATCACCGCTGTGACGAACGAGTTCCTGCGCGAGCAGACTCCGCACAACGAGAACGAGTATGAAGAGCAAGTCCGCCGCCTCTCCAACCCCGCCTCCTACGCCATCCCCGTCCGCCCGCccgtctccgccgccgccagcctctTCGCCCTGCCACCCGACGACGACGTCGACCGCGTCAGCCGCCTCCCCGACGCGCTTCTCCGCGACGTCGTCTCCCGCCTCCCCGTCAAGGAcgccgcgcgcaccgccgcgctCTCCCACCGCTGGCGCGGGGTCTGGCGCTCCACGCCGCTCGTCCTCCACGACGTCGACCTCCTCCCAGACACCTCCACCGTGTCCCGCGTCCTCGACGCGCACCCGGGGCCCTTCCGCTGCGTCTACCTCACCAGCACCCTCGCGGAGGGCTTCCGTGGCCTGCTCGCGCGCTGGCTCCAGCTACTCGCTGCCAAGGGCATCCAGGAGCTCGTCCTCGTCAACCGCCGCTGGCCGCTGGACTACGCTCTCCCCGCCAGCCTCCTGGGCCTGACCACCCTCACCCGCCTCTACCTCGGCATGTGGAGGTTCCCCGACACGGCCGGCCTCCCGCGCGCCACCTGCTTCCGCAATCTCCGTGACCTCGGCCTCTACAACGTCCTGGTGGAGAGAAGGGATCTGGACTTCATCCTCGACAGGAGCCCCGTGCTGGAGACGCTCTGTGTCCAGGGCAATGTGCTCAAGCTTCGCATCCGGCTCGTCAGCCAAAGCCTCCGGTGCGTGCAGATCATCGGGTGCTTCATCGAAGAGATCTTCGTGTTGGACGCCCCAAATCTTGAGCGGTTCATCTATTCAGATGCTTGGCACCCTGTTGGCAACTGCACCACCACGGTCAAGATCGGCCATGCCCCCAAGCTGCACTTGTTGGGATACTTGGCTTTGGACCCACGAAAGCATGTCCTAGATGTCGGCAACACCATCATCAAG GCTGGGACAGGGATGAGCCCAAGCACCATGCTACCAGGTGTGAAAATCCTGGCTTTGGAGGTGCGTTTCGCAGTCCGCAATGATGCCAAGATGATCCCCAATGTCCTCAGATGCTTTCCGAATGTTGAGACACTCCATATCATG TCTGGAAAAGACGATCAATCCACTGGCAAGCTCAACCTGAAGTTCTGGCACAAGTCCGGTACCATAGAATGCATCCGGTCACGCATCAAGCGGCTGGTTGTCCGGGATTTCAAAGGGGGGCGAAGCGAGATGGCGTTCCTCAAATTCTTCTTTCAGAGTGCGTTGGTGCTGGAGGAGGTGGTGATTCTGTTGCCCGATGATCCAACGGATCGTATGTATCGCAAGTTGGTGTCCCTGAGGCACATTGAACGGGCCAGTGAAGCGTCCGTACTGTGGGCAAGCCAATCTGTTCCTGAAGGCTTCGTTCGGAGCATCGAGAGAGCATCTAATTTCTCTCTCGGCGACCCTTTTGCCAACTACTGTCGCATTGGGTTATATCACCTGGGCTATCATCATGAGGAGTAA